Proteins found in one Abyssibius alkaniclasticus genomic segment:
- a CDS encoding 2-aminoethylphosphonate--pyruvate transaminase, with amino-acid sequence MPQIEPPRLGEPYLLTPGPLTTAYSVKAAMLRDWGSWDGDFRAMTASLRAQLLAMLGAAAADYDCVPMQGSGSFAVEAMLGSFIPKSGKVLVLANGAYGLRAAETLRYFGRAHVVLDKGDYLPPRGVEVAKMLAEDPAITHVVAIHCETSSGILNPIAEISAATYAAGRKLLIDSMSAFGAVHLDPAEVRFEALVSSANKCIEGVPGFGFVLAKHAELAAARGNSHSLALDIHAQWAYMNKTGQWRYTPPTHVVAAFLEALRLHKAEGGVAGRGARYANNRDTLVEGMRALGFETLLADKWLSPIITTFFCPDDAAFDFTRFYDALKSRGFIIYPGKLTAVESFRIGCIGQMDAHTMRAVVAAVGETLAEMGVTSATPPALALAERAKLTD; translated from the coding sequence ATGCCTCAAATCGAACCCCCACGGCTGGGCGAGCCCTATCTGCTAACCCCCGGCCCGCTGACCACCGCCTATTCGGTGAAGGCGGCAATGTTGCGCGATTGGGGCAGTTGGGATGGCGATTTTCGCGCCATGACAGCCAGCCTGCGCGCCCAGCTTCTGGCGATGCTCGGTGCCGCGGCTGCGGATTATGACTGTGTGCCGATGCAGGGCAGTGGCAGCTTTGCGGTCGAGGCGATGCTGGGCAGTTTCATCCCGAAATCCGGCAAGGTGCTGGTGCTGGCCAATGGTGCCTATGGCCTGCGCGCCGCCGAAACGCTGCGCTATTTCGGCCGCGCCCATGTGGTGCTGGACAAGGGCGACTATCTGCCGCCGCGCGGGGTTGAAGTGGCGAAAATGCTGGCGGAAGACCCCGCCATCACCCATGTTGTGGCCATTCACTGCGAAACATCCTCGGGCATTCTCAACCCCATCGCCGAAATTTCCGCCGCCACCTATGCGGCCGGGCGCAAGCTGCTGATCGACAGCATGTCGGCCTTTGGCGCGGTGCATCTGGACCCTGCCGAAGTGAGGTTCGAGGCGCTGGTCTCATCGGCCAATAAATGCATCGAAGGCGTGCCCGGTTTCGGCTTTGTGCTGGCCAAACATGCCGAGCTTGCGGCGGCCAGGGGCAACAGCCATTCGCTGGCGCTCGATATCCACGCGCAATGGGCCTATATGAACAAAACCGGCCAGTGGCGCTATACCCCGCCCACGCATGTGGTAGCCGCCTTTCTGGAAGCCCTGCGCTTGCACAAGGCGGAAGGCGGCGTGGCCGGGCGCGGCGCGCGTTACGCCAATAACCGCGACACGCTGGTCGAAGGGATGCGTGCGCTTGGGTTTGAAACGCTGCTGGCCGATAAATGGCTTTCGCCGATCATCACCACATTCTTCTGCCCCGATGATGCGGCGTTCGACTTTACGCGCTTTTACGATGCGCTCAAATCCAGGGGCTTCATCATCTATCCCGGCAAGCTGACGGCGGTTGAAAGCTTCCGTATCGGCTGCATTGGCCAGATGGATGCGCATACAATGCGCGCCGTTGTCGCCGCCGTGGGCGAAACCCTGGCTGAAATGGGCGTGACAAGCGCCACACCCCCCGCCCTGGCCCTGGCCGAACGCGCAAAACTGACCGATTGA
- the phnA gene encoding phosphonoacetate hydrolase, with translation MTISTPVTTNNRSYPAPKTTAIVICLDGCEPDYLDVAIAAGLMPTLARMRREGTDRLAHSVIPSFTNPNNLSIATGTPPAVHGICGNYLFDPETGTEVMMNDVRFLRAPTIFKQFYDAGAKVAVVTAKDKLRALLGAGLAFDADRARCFSAEKSDTTTQAEHGVDAASRWLGFAQPEVYSAELSEFVFAAGVKLLEEWKPDVMYLTTTDYIQHKYKPGDAPANAFYEMFDRYLTKLDAMGAAIVVTGDHGMKPKHDESGAPNVIYVQDILDDWLGKNAARVILPITDPYVVHHGALGAFATAYLPKDADRAEIINKLAQIPDMIEVLGREDACQRYQLPPDRIGDITMISGENMTIGTSAHRHDLAALNEPLRSHGGLTEQVVPFIVNRIIDLPEAPSLRNFDGFFYATTAAAQG, from the coding sequence ATGACTATTTCCACCCCCGTGACCACCAATAACCGCAGCTATCCTGCACCCAAAACCACGGCGATTGTCATCTGCCTTGATGGTTGCGAGCCAGACTATCTGGATGTGGCCATTGCCGCCGGCCTTATGCCGACACTGGCGCGGATGCGCCGTGAGGGCACCGACAGGCTGGCGCATTCGGTCATCCCGTCCTTCACCAACCCCAATAACCTGTCCATCGCCACCGGCACCCCGCCGGCTGTGCATGGCATTTGCGGCAACTACCTGTTCGACCCCGAAACCGGCACCGAAGTGATGATGAACGATGTGCGCTTTCTGCGCGCGCCGACGATATTCAAGCAGTTCTACGATGCTGGCGCCAAGGTTGCCGTTGTCACCGCCAAGGACAAGCTGCGCGCCTTGCTCGGGGCGGGGCTGGCATTCGATGCCGACCGCGCGCGCTGTTTTTCGGCCGAAAAATCCGATACCACCACGCAGGCCGAACACGGGGTGGATGCGGCCTCCAGATGGCTTGGCTTCGCGCAGCCCGAGGTTTATTCGGCAGAGCTTTCGGAATTTGTTTTTGCCGCAGGCGTGAAGCTGCTGGAAGAATGGAAGCCCGATGTGATGTATCTGACCACGACCGACTACATCCAGCACAAATACAAGCCCGGCGATGCGCCCGCCAATGCGTTTTACGAGATGTTCGACCGCTATCTGACAAAGCTCGATGCGATGGGGGCCGCGATTGTTGTGACCGGCGACCACGGCATGAAACCCAAGCATGATGAGAGTGGCGCGCCGAATGTCATCTATGTGCAGGATATTCTGGATGACTGGCTGGGCAAGAACGCGGCCCGCGTGATCCTGCCGATCACCGACCCATATGTCGTGCATCACGGCGCGCTTGGCGCCTTTGCCACCGCCTATCTGCCCAAAGATGCCGATCGTGCGGAAATTATTAACAAACTCGCGCAAATCCCTGATATGATAGAGGTATTGGGCCGCGAAGATGCCTGCCAACGCTACCAGCTTCCACCCGATCGGATTGGTGATATTACCATGATTTCGGGCGAGAACATGACCATCGGCACCTCGGCGCACCGCCATGATCTTGCGGCGTTGAACGAGCCGTTGCGCAGTCATGGCGGGCTGACCGAACAGGTTGTGCCCTTCATTGTAAACCGTATCATCGACCTGCCCGAAGCGCCGAGTCTGCGCAATTTCGACGGGTTCTTTTATGCCACAACCGCAGCCGCACAGGGGTAG
- the phnY gene encoding phosphonoacetaldehyde dehydrogenase, with translation MTAPIALRHEAMRIAGRKVDLKDRVPVHYPFTDEVIGSVPAGNAAHAAEAFAIAAGYTPTLTRYERQQILFRAAELLNARKAELAPIITAELGISISDSLYEIGRAYDVYTLAGMMCVSDDGQIFSCDLTPQGKARKIFTLREPLRAISAITPFNHPLNMVSHKIAPAIATNNCMVVKPTELTPLTAIYLADILYEAGLPPEMLSVVTGWPGDIGDEMITNDNIDLITFTGGVPVGKLIASKAGYKRQVLELGGNDPLIILNDLSDADLARAADLAVAGATKNSGQRCTAVKRILVQESVAERFVPLVLERARALRFGDPMDPKTQLGTVVHEKAAALFESRVHMAEAQGAKVLYNPGRKGALLPPIVVDHVDHASELVMEETFGPIVPIVRVSDDDAAVMKVSNATAFGLSSGVCTNDFNRMQAYIKGLHVGTVNIWEVPGYRIEMSPFGGIKDSGNGYKEGVIEAMKSFTNVKTYSLPWV, from the coding sequence ATGACCGCACCCATCGCCCTTCGCCACGAGGCCATGCGCATAGCCGGCCGCAAGGTAGATTTGAAAGACCGTGTGCCCGTGCATTATCCGTTTACCGATGAGGTCATCGGTTCCGTGCCCGCGGGCAATGCTGCCCATGCGGCAGAAGCCTTTGCAATTGCAGCAGGTTACACACCGACGCTCACACGATACGAGCGCCAGCAAATTCTGTTTCGCGCGGCCGAGTTGCTGAATGCGCGCAAAGCCGAACTTGCCCCGATCATCACCGCCGAACTTGGAATTTCGATTTCGGATTCCCTGTATGAAATCGGCCGCGCCTATGACGTATATACGCTGGCGGGCATGATGTGCGTTTCTGATGACGGGCAGATTTTCAGCTGCGATCTGACCCCGCAAGGCAAGGCGCGCAAGATTTTTACACTGCGCGAACCGCTGCGCGCCATATCGGCGATCACGCCTTTTAACCATCCGCTGAACATGGTCAGCCATAAAATCGCGCCCGCCATCGCCACCAATAACTGCATGGTAGTGAAGCCGACCGAACTGACCCCGCTGACCGCGATTTACCTGGCCGACATTCTGTATGAGGCCGGGTTGCCGCCCGAAATGCTCTCGGTCGTGACCGGCTGGCCCGGCGATATTGGCGATGAGATGATCACCAACGACAATATCGACCTGATCACCTTTACCGGCGGTGTGCCGGTGGGCAAGCTGATTGCGTCCAAGGCGGGCTACAAGCGCCAGGTGCTGGAGCTTGGCGGCAATGATCCGCTGATCATTCTGAATGACCTGTCCGATGCCGATCTGGCCCGCGCCGCCGATTTGGCCGTGGCCGGGGCCACAAAAAACTCGGGCCAGCGCTGCACGGCCGTGAAACGCATTCTGGTGCAGGAAAGCGTGGCCGAGCGTTTTGTGCCTTTGGTGCTGGAACGCGCCAGGGCGCTGCGGTTTGGCGACCCGATGGACCCGAAAACCCAGCTTGGCACGGTGGTGCATGAAAAGGCCGCCGCCCTGTTTGAAAGCCGCGTCCATATGGCCGAAGCCCAGGGTGCCAAGGTGCTGTATAACCCCGGCCGCAAGGGCGCGCTGCTGCCGCCGATTGTGGTGGACCATGTCGACCATGCAAGCGAGCTGGTGATGGAAGAAACCTTTGGCCCGATCGTGCCCATTGTGCGCGTATCCGACGATGACGCGGCAGTGATGAAGGTTTCGAACGCCACCGCCTTTGGGCTGTCGAGCGGCGTTTGCACAAATGATTTCAACAGGATGCAGGCCTATATTAAAGGTTTGCACGTCGGCACGGTGAATATTTGGGAAGTGCCGGGCTATCGCATCGAAATGTCGCCTTTCGGTGGCATCAAGGACAGTGGCAACGGCTATAAGGAAGGCGTGATCGAGGCGATGAAGAGCTTCACCAATGTCAAAACCTACAGCCTGCCCTGGGTGTAG
- the pbfA gene encoding aspartate aminotransferase family protein codes for MARAHTEGESNRSTARARHRARLSGDKSEALLARDSAAFLHQALSTPCVSTIARAEGIWIEDLDGRRYMDFHGNSVHHIGYGHPRLKAAIAAQMDALPFAPRRFACEPAVELAEALSAKMQGSAKVLFTTGGSDANEVALKIARAATGRFKTLSFWDSFHGAGFGAASVGGEATFRSQIAGPLLPGAEHVAPFNCYHCAYGHPGPQSCNLACANMVRYVLEREGDVAAVIAEPMRAVPIVPPPGYWAAVQKACHEAGALLIMDEIPTGLGKTGRFFAFEHDGITPDIVTLGKALGGGILPIAAVLARPALDVAGEFAIGHYTHEKNPVTTRAALTTLQIIEDEGLVERAASLGAAALARLRDFAQNQPHIGDVRGRGLMFGIEIVADRDRRAPDAARAERIYYACLAEGLSFKISAGNVLTLSPPLTIAKAELDRALQIVETAISTS; via the coding sequence GTGGCCCGCGCGCATACGGAAGGCGAATCCAACCGTAGCACTGCGCGGGCCCGGCACCGTGCGCGCTTATCCGGGGATAAATCGGAAGCGTTGCTTGCACGTGACAGCGCGGCGTTCCTGCATCAGGCGCTCTCCACCCCCTGTGTTTCGACCATCGCCAGGGCCGAAGGTATCTGGATCGAAGACCTCGACGGCCGGCGCTACATGGATTTTCACGGCAATTCCGTGCATCATATCGGCTATGGCCATCCGCGCCTGAAAGCCGCGATTGCCGCGCAGATGGATGCGCTGCCCTTTGCCCCGCGCCGGTTTGCCTGCGAGCCTGCCGTGGAGCTGGCCGAGGCGCTGAGCGCCAAAATGCAGGGCAGCGCCAAGGTTCTGTTCACCACGGGCGGGTCGGATGCCAACGAGGTTGCGCTCAAGATCGCGCGCGCCGCCACGGGCCGGTTCAAAACGCTCAGCTTCTGGGATTCATTCCACGGGGCGGGGTTTGGGGCGGCCAGCGTGGGGGGTGAGGCGACCTTTCGCAGCCAGATTGCCGGGCCGCTGCTGCCGGGGGCCGAGCATGTGGCGCCCTTCAATTGCTACCATTGCGCCTATGGCCACCCCGGACCGCAATCCTGCAACCTCGCCTGCGCCAATATGGTGCGCTATGTGCTGGAGCGCGAGGGCGATGTTGCCGCCGTGATCGCCGAGCCCATGCGCGCCGTGCCCATCGTGCCGCCGCCCGGCTATTGGGCCGCGGTGCAAAAGGCCTGCCATGAGGCCGGCGCGCTGCTGATCATGGATGAAATTCCAACCGGCCTGGGCAAGACCGGCCGCTTTTTCGCTTTTGAGCATGATGGAATTACCCCCGACATCGTAACCCTTGGCAAGGCGCTTGGCGGGGGCATTCTGCCCATTGCCGCCGTGCTGGCCCGCCCGGCGCTGGATGTGGCGGGCGAGTTTGCCATCGGCCATTACACGCATGAAAAAAACCCCGTCACCACGCGCGCGGCCCTGACCACATTGCAGATTATCGAGGATGAGGGGCTGGTTGAACGCGCCGCCAGCCTTGGCGCCGCAGCCTTGGCGCGATTGCGGGATTTTGCGCAAAACCAGCCGCATATCGGCGATGTGCGCGGGCGCGGGCTGATGTTTGGCATCGAGATTGTCGCCGATCGCGACCGCCGTGCGCCCGATGCGGCGCGTGCCGAGCGGATATATTATGCCTGTCTTGCCGAGGGGCTCAGCTTCAAGATTTCCGCCGGAAATGTGCTGACCCTGTCACCGCCGCTGACCATTGCCAAGGCTGAACTGGACCGTGCCCTGCAAATTGTGGAGACTGCCATCTCCACCAGCTAG
- a CDS encoding gamma carbonic anhydrase family protein, translating into MPLYSFADKTPKIADERRLWLAPGAHVMGDVRIGLDVGIWFSAALRGDNEPIAVGDRSNIQENVVIHTDMGFPCTIGTDCTIGHSAILHGCTLGNAVLVGMGATVLNGAVLGDGCLVGANALITEGKVIPPNSLIVGAPARVVRMLDDENHARHIASAAHYVARAQKFRTDLYELP; encoded by the coding sequence ATGCCACTTTATTCCTTCGCCGACAAAACCCCGAAAATTGCCGATGAAAGGCGCCTGTGGCTTGCCCCCGGCGCGCATGTCATGGGCGATGTGCGCATCGGGCTGGATGTGGGTATCTGGTTTAGCGCCGCCCTGCGCGGCGATAACGAGCCGATTGCCGTTGGCGACCGATCCAACATTCAGGAAAACGTTGTTATTCATACAGATATGGGCTTTCCCTGCACCATCGGCACAGATTGCACCATTGGCCATAGCGCCATTCTGCACGGCTGCACGCTGGGAAATGCCGTTCTTGTCGGCATGGGAGCGACGGTATTGAACGGCGCCGTGCTGGGCGATGGCTGCCTGGTGGGGGCGAATGCATTGATAACTGAAGGAAAAGTGATCCCGCCCAATTCACTAATAGTAGGGGCGCCGGCCCGTGTTGTGCGCATGTTGGATGATGAAAATCATGCCAGGCATATCGCCTCGGCGGCGCATTATGTGGCGCGCGCACAAAAATTCCGGACGGATTTATATGAACTTCCGTAA
- a CDS encoding TadE/TadG family type IV pilus assembly protein: MTTVRTWFAARLSSYGKDEGGAVIAYILLMFLMMIVAAGGAIDFMRHENVRTRLQNGLDRGVLAAAAFNQTIGEREVVAGYLKTAGFPAPVTLEVDPVVPSLNSRRVQARAQLTIRTFFLKIIGINTLTVAASGAAEQQRQHVEISLALDISGSMARELTGGSATERRLSLMRDKAQEFIDLILNEDTIATTTVNLIPYAGQVNPGQAAFNYLNNGNNYAQNYSRCIDFNSGDMDDMNIPGRRSRPQTPHFQWFTFEGSRGYEADWGWCPSNARAITYFSNDAADLKAEIGSFRAHDGTGSNIAFKWALSILNPDNAAFLTALRDAGEFTQTDRPAPFLGADALKIIVIMTDGNTRYQRRPYAQYYNSDREVQQWATQNLSSNSSYESTTEYNARLEMRALCDLAQANDVVVFTVGFDIDAGSDAYDDMRYCASTASHFFDVDGADLGTAFKLIAATIANLRLVE; this comes from the coding sequence ATGACAACAGTGCGCACCTGGTTCGCTGCACGCCTTTCGTCCTATGGTAAAGACGAAGGCGGCGCCGTTATCGCCTATATTCTTTTGATGTTTTTGATGATGATCGTGGCCGCAGGCGGCGCGATTGACTTCATGCGCCATGAAAATGTGCGCACAAGGTTGCAAAACGGGCTGGACCGTGGCGTGCTGGCGGCGGCCGCCTTCAACCAGACGATTGGCGAGCGCGAAGTGGTGGCCGGCTATCTGAAAACCGCCGGCTTTCCCGCGCCTGTGACGCTCGAGGTTGATCCGGTTGTTCCATCGCTCAATTCGCGCCGGGTTCAGGCCCGCGCGCAGCTTACGATTCGCACTTTCTTTTTGAAGATCATCGGCATCAACACGCTGACCGTGGCCGCGTCGGGTGCTGCCGAGCAGCAGCGCCAGCATGTCGAAATTTCGCTGGCGCTCGATATTTCGGGCTCGATGGCGCGTGAACTGACCGGCGGCAGCGCGACCGAGCGGCGCCTGTCGCTGATGCGCGACAAGGCGCAGGAATTCATCGACCTGATCCTGAACGAAGATACAATCGCCACGACGACCGTGAACCTTATCCCTTATGCCGGGCAGGTCAATCCGGGTCAGGCCGCGTTCAACTACCTCAACAACGGCAACAATTACGCGCAAAATTATTCGCGTTGCATCGACTTCAATTCGGGCGACATGGATGACATGAACATCCCCGGCAGGCGCTCGCGCCCGCAAACGCCGCATTTCCAGTGGTTCACCTTTGAGGGCAGCCGTGGCTACGAGGCGGATTGGGGCTGGTGCCCCAGCAATGCGCGCGCGATCACCTATTTTTCCAATGACGCAGCCGATCTGAAAGCCGAAATCGGCTCGTTCCGCGCGCATGACGGCACGGGCTCGAACATTGCCTTCAAATGGGCGCTGTCAATCCTGAACCCTGACAATGCGGCATTTCTGACGGCGTTGCGCGATGCGGGCGAATTTACGCAAACCGACCGCCCGGCACCATTTCTGGGCGCGGATGCGCTGAAAATCATCGTCATCATGACCGATGGCAATACGCGCTACCAGCGGCGACCCTATGCGCAATATTACAATTCGGACCGCGAGGTGCAGCAATGGGCCACGCAGAACCTTTCGAGCAATAGCAGCTATGAATCGACCACCGAATACAATGCTCGTCTGGAAATGCGCGCGCTTTGCGACCTGGCGCAAGCCAATGATGTGGTTGTGTTCACAGTCGGGTTTGACATCGATGCCGGTTCGGATGCCTATGACGACATGCGCTATTGCGCCTCGACCGCGAGCCATTTCTTCGATGTGGATGGCGCCGACCTTGGCACGGCCTTCAAGCTGATTGCCGCCACAATCGCCAACCTGAGGCTGGTCGAATGA
- a CDS encoding TadE/TadG family type IV pilus assembly protein, whose protein sequence is MSWLGRKLRRFRRADDGTSTVEFVIIAPVLFGLVFSVFESGWLLTKYMMLERGLDLAVRDLRLGKIPNVTRVDIRDRVCSNSMFFRDCDTDMIIELTPIDSPSDFPATNATCIDRAEEIEPVVSFNPGARVRLQIMFIRACVVTDPIFPGIGLGLGLTKDNTGGYRMITYSAFVNEPA, encoded by the coding sequence ATGAGCTGGCTTGGGCGCAAATTGCGGCGCTTTCGCCGCGCCGATGACGGGACAAGCACGGTTGAATTCGTGATCATCGCGCCGGTTCTGTTCGGGCTGGTGTTTTCGGTGTTCGAATCCGGCTGGCTGCTCACAAAATACATGATGCTGGAACGCGGGCTCGACCTGGCCGTGCGTGACTTGCGGCTTGGCAAAATACCGAATGTGACCCGCGTTGATATTCGTGATCGCGTGTGCAGCAATTCGATGTTCTTTCGCGATTGCGATACCGACATGATCATCGAACTTACGCCAATAGACAGCCCCAGCGACTTTCCCGCAACCAATGCAACCTGCATTGACCGCGCCGAAGAAATCGAGCCGGTTGTCAGCTTCAACCCCGGCGCACGCGTGCGTCTGCAGATCATGTTCATCCGCGCCTGCGTTGTGACCGACCCGATCTTCCCCGGCATCGGCCTGGGGCTTGGCCTGACCAAGGATAATACCGGCGGCTACCGGATGATCACCTATTCCGCCTTTGTGAACGAGCCCGCATGA
- a CDS encoding TadE/TadG family type IV pilus assembly protein — MMTRRALLTSFKDYLRDDRATMLVEFIISAPFLFFWLVGSFVFFDAYRASNQAEKATFTIGDIISRLTVIDDDYVDELFQLQNSLLPKTRSNGWLRITSIMYDEDADEYQILWTENRGTNSVPLLQEDLNLDLMPTMADADTVILVETYVPYYPLSRKVGITVDRWENQLTYRPRFVGSLANSN, encoded by the coding sequence ATGATGACCCGCCGCGCGCTTCTCACCTCGTTCAAGGACTATCTGCGCGATGATCGGGCCACCATGCTGGTGGAATTCATCATCTCGGCGCCGTTCCTGTTTTTCTGGCTGGTGGGCAGTTTCGTGTTTTTTGATGCGTATCGCGCCTCGAACCAGGCTGAAAAGGCCACATTCACGATTGGCGACATCATTTCGCGCCTCACGGTTATTGATGATGATTATGTCGATGAATTGTTCCAGCTTCAAAACAGCCTTCTGCCCAAAACCCGCAGCAATGGCTGGCTGCGCATCACCTCGATCATGTATGACGAGGATGCTGACGAATACCAGATTCTCTGGACAGAAAACCGTGGAACGAACAGCGTTCCGCTTTTGCAGGAAGACCTGAATCTCGACCTGATGCCAACAATGGCCGATGCGGATACCGTCATTCTTGTGGAAACATATGTGCCCTATTATCCGCTGTCGCGCAAAGTAGGGATTACGGTTGACCGCTGGGAAAACCAGCTCACCTATCGCCCGCGCTTTGTGGGCTCGCTGGCAAATAGTAACTGA
- a CDS encoding branched-chain amino acid ABC transporter permease has product MRNVLLFGAMGAALAAVGFLSSWTEAVSILNLCLISALMALGVNMQWGYAGLFNVGIMGFAALGGVAAVLVSMPPVAETWAVGGAGIGLTVLALIATVAITLFVRSRLAGRARAWATFACVVIGYFAIREVFDPAVDAIEATDAARTGYLGGLGLPIMLAWVVGGLFAAGAAWIVGKIALGLRADYLAIATLGISEIIVALLKNEDWLSRGVKNVTALPRPVPYEVDLQAAPWFNSFAAWLGGDVISLASIFVQLSYGLLFTIVLLIVLWFAERALKSPWGRMMRAIRDNRDAAAAMGKNVTKRHLQVFVLGSAVVGLAGAMMTTLDGQFTPGSYQPLRFTFLIWVMVIVGGSGNNWGSILGGFLIWFLWIEAEPVGRWLTASLGDMLPADSPIRAQLIDAASYLRPLVMGTILLLVLRFSPKGLIPEKH; this is encoded by the coding sequence ATGAGAAATGTTCTGCTCTTTGGCGCAATGGGCGCAGCACTTGCCGCTGTCGGCTTCCTGTCAAGCTGGACAGAGGCTGTGAGCATCCTCAACCTGTGCCTGATCTCGGCGCTGATGGCGCTGGGGGTGAACATGCAATGGGGCTATGCCGGGCTGTTCAATGTCGGGATTATGGGCTTTGCCGCGCTTGGTGGCGTTGCCGCCGTGCTGGTGTCCATGCCGCCTGTGGCCGAAACATGGGCCGTGGGTGGTGCTGGCATCGGGCTGACGGTGCTGGCGCTGATCGCCACCGTTGCCATAACGCTGTTCGTGCGCAGCAGGCTGGCGGGCCGTGCGCGCGCCTGGGCTACATTTGCCTGCGTTGTCATCGGCTATTTCGCCATTCGTGAAGTGTTCGACCCGGCGGTTGATGCGATTGAAGCCACCGATGCCGCGCGCACCGGCTATCTCGGTGGGCTAGGATTGCCGATCATGCTGGCATGGGTTGTTGGCGGGCTGTTCGCGGCTGGGGCGGCATGGATTGTCGGCAAAATCGCGCTGGGGCTGCGGGCCGACTATTTGGCCATTGCCACGCTGGGCATTTCGGAAATCATCGTGGCACTGCTGAAAAACGAGGACTGGCTCAGCCGTGGCGTGAAGAACGTCACCGCCCTGCCCCGCCCCGTGCCTTATGAGGTGGATTTGCAGGCCGCGCCCTGGTTCAACAGTTTCGCGGCATGGCTTGGCGGCGATGTGATCTCGCTCGCCTCGATCTTTGTGCAGCTCAGCTATGGGCTGCTGTTTACCATCGTGCTGCTGATTGTGCTGTGGTTCGCCGAACGCGCGCTGAAATCGCCCTGGGGGCGGATGATGCGCGCCATTCGCGACAATCGCGATGCCGCCGCCGCAATGGGCAAAAACGTGACAAAGCGGCATTTGCAGGTGTTTGTGCTGGGCTCGGCGGTTGTGGGGCTTGCGGGCGCGATGATGACCACGCTTGACGGGCAGTTCACGCCGGGCAGCTACCAGCCCTTGCGCTTTACCTTCCTGATCTGGGTGATGGTGATTGTCGGTGGCTCGGGCAATAACTGGGGCTCGATCCTCGGCGGATTCCTGATCTGGTTCCTGTGGATCGAGGCTGAACCCGTGGGCCGCTGGCTGACCGCCAGCCTGGGCGACATGCTGCCCGCCGACTCGCCCATTCGTGCGCAGCTTATCGACGCGGCATCCTACCTGCGCCCGCTGGTGATGGGCACGATCCTGCTGCTGGTGCTGCGCTTTAGCCCGAAAGGGCTTATCCCCGAAAAACACTAG
- a CDS encoding branched-chain amino acid ABC transporter permease, which yields MDNILDAIVLLSNFVLIPGLAYGSQLALGALGVTLIFGILRFSNFAHGDLMAFGTMATILFTWWFQSMGFNLGVLPTALLALPFGIVVAVLMALLTDRMVYRFYRKQKSATIVMVMASVGVMFVMNGIVRLVIGPDDQRFADGGRFIIKANEFKDWSGLNEGLALRSTQLLTVVVAVMVVAWMFWFLQKTRTGKAMRAYSDNEDLALLSGINPDRVVMIAWILAAALATIAGVLYGLDKSFKPFTYFQLLLPIFAAAIVGGLGQPVGAIAGGFIIAFSEVTVTYAYKKFITYLVPESWAPEGLAQLLSTDYKFAISFVILVVVLLIRPTGIFRGKVV from the coding sequence ATGGACAACATTCTTGACGCCATCGTCCTGCTTTCAAACTTCGTGCTGATCCCCGGGCTGGCCTATGGCAGCCAGTTGGCGCTTGGCGCGCTTGGGGTTACGCTGATTTTCGGCATTCTGCGCTTTTCCAACTTTGCGCATGGCGACCTTATGGCCTTTGGCACAATGGCCACCATTCTGTTTACCTGGTGGTTCCAGTCGATGGGCTTCAACCTTGGCGTGCTGCCAACCGCCCTGCTGGCCCTGCCATTTGGCATTGTCGTGGCGGTACTGATGGCCCTGCTGACCGACCGGATGGTCTATCGCTTCTATCGCAAGCAAAAATCGGCCACGATTGTCATGGTCATGGCCTCGGTCGGGGTGATGTTTGTCATGAACGGCATCGTGCGCCTTGTGATCGGCCCCGATGACCAGCGGTTCGCCGATGGTGGCCGTTTCATCATCAAAGCCAATGAATTCAAGGACTGGTCGGGCCTGAACGAAGGTCTGGCTTTGCGCAGCACACAATTGCTGACCGTGGTTGTGGCGGTGATGGTCGTGGCATGGATGTTCTGGTTCCTGCAAAAAACCCGCACAGGCAAGGCGATGCGCGCCTATTCCGACAATGAAGACCTGGCGCTGCTGTCGGGCATCAACCCCGATCGTGTGGTGATGATCGCCTGGATCCTGGCGGCTGCCTTGGCCACGATCGCGGGCGTGCTGTATGGTTTGGATAAATCCTTCAAACCCTTCACCTATTTCCAGCTTTTGCTGCCGATTTTCGCCGCCGCCATTGTTGGCGGGCTTGGCCAGCCGGTCGGGGCGATTGCGGGGGGCTTCATCATCGCCTTTTCCGAGGTGACGGTCACCTATGCCTACAAGAAGTTCATTACCTATCTGGTGCCCGAAAGCTGGGCGCCGGAAGGTTTGGCGCAATTGCTGTCGACCGATTACAAATTCGCCATTTCATTCGTCATTCTGGTGGTGGTGCTGCTGATCAGGCCAACCGGCATCTTCCGGGGGAAAGTGGTATGA